In Chthoniobacterales bacterium, a single window of DNA contains:
- a CDS encoding 3-hydroxyacyl-CoA dehydrogenase NAD-binding domain-containing protein yields MIRREVGDDGICLLTFDRPESGANIFDAATMDNLREHVDAIEKDASLKGVIVTSAKKSIFIAGADLKTLLKQAQTGEMRGFIAEGQKVFNRLAALKVPTVAAIHGACAGGGYEITLACDYRVASDDPATKIGLPETGLGLVPAWGGATRLPRLIGMEKAAEVILKGKLYGAAEALKLGLVDEVVAKEQLLDAARKKLAGGKRNVESGAAATPASQELSPPKVRGNAAPGRALEIIKRAGDSSIDESLAMEVDAISELGATDATQNLIRNFFLADKYRKGSSKTAPEKIQHAAVIGAGVMGSGIAQWLSSRGVTVILRDVDSAAIDRGLANIDKTYGDAVKRGLMAEAKAKEGRARIVASTQPVPLRDVQIVIEAASEKLEIKKEIFAELAANTPETTILATNTSALPIAELAESTGAPARVVGLHFFNPVSRMKLIEVVVGKATADETRERALAFARQIGKLPVLVQDSPGFLVNRVLFPYLLDAAEMFQNGVSAEEIDNALLEWGMPMGPLRLIDEIGIDITVDIAATLEKAFGARDQAPEILQKMHSEKILGRKTGAGFYKYEGKQQTPNDSLQQWRQESGEKFGLENITNRLVYLMVNEAARCLEEKVVATPEDADYGMILGTGFPVYRGGPLRYAESVGLTKVVTDMDGIHSRAGEKFAPCDLLRQHSQNETTFYQGK; encoded by the coding sequence ATGATTCGCCGTGAAGTCGGTGACGACGGAATCTGTCTGCTCACCTTCGATCGGCCCGAATCCGGGGCGAATATTTTCGACGCGGCGACGATGGACAATCTGCGCGAGCACGTGGATGCGATCGAAAAGGATGCATCGCTCAAGGGCGTTATCGTGACCTCGGCGAAGAAGTCGATCTTCATCGCGGGCGCCGATCTCAAGACCTTGCTGAAGCAGGCGCAGACTGGCGAGATGCGTGGCTTCATCGCCGAAGGACAGAAGGTCTTCAACCGGCTGGCGGCGCTGAAAGTGCCGACGGTCGCGGCAATTCACGGCGCGTGCGCCGGTGGCGGCTACGAGATTACGCTGGCCTGCGATTACCGGGTCGCCTCCGACGATCCGGCAACGAAGATTGGTTTGCCCGAGACGGGTCTTGGGCTCGTGCCGGCCTGGGGCGGGGCGACGCGTTTGCCGCGGTTGATCGGGATGGAGAAGGCGGCGGAGGTCATTTTGAAAGGGAAGCTTTACGGCGCAGCGGAGGCGCTGAAACTCGGGCTGGTCGACGAGGTCGTTGCCAAGGAGCAACTGCTCGATGCCGCGCGGAAAAAGCTGGCGGGAGGCAAACGGAATGTGGAGAGCGGAGCTGCGGCCACGCCGGCTTCGCAGGAGCTCAGCCCTCCAAAAGTCCGGGGCAACGCCGCGCCCGGGCGCGCTCTTGAGATCATCAAGCGGGCTGGCGATTCCTCGATCGATGAATCGCTCGCCATGGAGGTGGACGCCATCAGCGAATTGGGCGCGACTGACGCGACCCAGAACCTGATTCGTAATTTCTTCCTCGCGGACAAGTATCGGAAAGGTTCGTCAAAGACGGCGCCGGAAAAAATCCAGCATGCGGCAGTGATTGGCGCAGGGGTGATGGGTTCCGGGATTGCGCAATGGCTGAGCTCTCGCGGGGTCACGGTGATCCTGCGGGACGTCGATTCCGCGGCGATCGACCGCGGTCTGGCGAATATCGACAAGACATACGGCGACGCCGTGAAACGCGGGTTAATGGCGGAGGCCAAGGCCAAGGAAGGCCGCGCCCGGATTGTCGCGTCCACGCAGCCAGTGCCTCTGCGGGACGTGCAAATCGTGATCGAAGCCGCCTCGGAAAAGCTGGAGATCAAAAAGGAGATCTTCGCCGAACTGGCAGCGAACACGCCGGAGACGACGATTCTCGCCACGAACACTTCGGCGCTGCCGATTGCCGAGCTGGCTGAAAGCACTGGCGCGCCTGCTCGCGTGGTCGGCCTGCATTTCTTCAACCCGGTCAGCCGGATGAAGCTGATCGAAGTCGTCGTCGGCAAAGCGACGGCAGACGAGACGCGCGAGCGAGCGCTGGCTTTTGCGCGGCAAATCGGAAAGCTGCCGGTGCTGGTGCAGGATTCGCCGGGCTTTCTCGTGAATCGCGTCTTGTTCCCGTACCTTCTGGACGCGGCGGAAATGTTCCAGAACGGCGTCAGCGCCGAGGAAATCGACAACGCGCTTTTGGAGTGGGGGATGCCGATGGGCCCGCTGCGGTTGATCGACGAGATCGGCATCGATATCACCGTGGACATCGCGGCGACGCTGGAGAAGGCGTTTGGCGCCCGGGACCAGGCGCCGGAGATCCTGCAAAAGATGCACTCGGAGAAAATCCTGGGGCGAAAGACCGGCGCGGGCTTTTATAAGTACGAAGGCAAACAGCAGACGCCCAACGATTCGTTGCAGCAATGGCGGCAGGAATCCGGAGAAAAATTCGGTCTGGAGAACATCACGAACCGGCTGGTTTATTTGATGGTGAATGAAGCGGCGCGTTGCCTGGAGGAAAAGGTCGTCGCCACGCCGGAGGATGCGGACTACGGGATGATTCTCGGGACTGGCTTTCCGGTTTATCGCGGAGGCCCTCTGCGCTATGCTGAAAGCGTCGGCCTCACCAAAGTGGTGACCGATATGGACGGCATTCATTCGCGCGCCGGAGAGAAGTTTGCGCCGTGTGATTTGCTTCGCCAGCACTCCCAGAACGAAACTACATTTTATCAAGGGAAGTGA
- a CDS encoding acyl-CoA dehydrogenase family protein has protein sequence MKSPLEAPEKQIAEETTAKPVAAPVIDTSKMSAGKAAALELAESSRDPLDERGSFASNLFIGRFDFDRIFPFPKQSAEDAAAAEEFLAELRSYLRDNVDADEIDRTGEIPQKNIDELFAMGAFAIKVPKQYGGLGLSQVNYGRAAELLGSWDANLTALVSAHQSIGVPQPLLLFGTEEQKTKYLPRVARKEISAFALTEMNAGSDPANMSLTAALSDDGTAWVLNGEKLWCTNLIKAGVLVVMAKTPPKIVNGKERKQISAFIVDVDSPGLEITYRCHFMGLRALYNGIVKFTNVRVPRENLIAKEGQGLKVALTTLNTGRLTIPAACVGLSKRLVEICRKWASERIQWGAPIGQHSAIAGKVAEMAANTFAMEAITFLTSALVDRKAGDLRIETAMCKMWCTEMTWKIADDAMQVRGGRGYETAESLAGRGEEPIAVERFMRDCRINLIFEGSSEIMRLFIAREALDPHLKVGGAIFNTQLPMATRIKSMFGSGSFYSRWYPKQWLGSSAGNLDRLHADLREHVNYGAATSRKLARGLFHAMMRFGPKLDREQLLLSRFVGIATELFAMNATCAFAQSKIDAGEPAAEILSLAQYFCRSARMRIDHHFAGTSENADKAGYALTQELLAGKHEHLRQGIV, from the coding sequence ATGAAATCACCGCTCGAAGCTCCGGAAAAGCAGATCGCAGAAGAAACGACCGCAAAACCCGTGGCCGCGCCGGTAATCGACACGTCCAAGATGTCGGCCGGCAAAGCCGCGGCGCTGGAACTGGCGGAAAGCTCGCGCGATCCGCTCGACGAACGCGGCAGTTTCGCGAGCAACCTCTTCATTGGCCGGTTCGATTTTGACCGGATTTTTCCATTCCCGAAACAGAGCGCGGAGGACGCGGCCGCGGCCGAGGAATTTCTCGCCGAGCTCCGGAGTTACCTCCGCGACAACGTGGACGCCGACGAGATCGATCGCACGGGTGAGATTCCGCAGAAGAACATCGACGAGCTCTTTGCGATGGGCGCTTTCGCCATCAAAGTGCCGAAGCAGTACGGCGGGCTCGGGTTGTCACAGGTAAATTATGGCCGGGCCGCGGAGCTGCTGGGAAGCTGGGACGCGAACCTGACGGCGCTCGTCTCCGCGCACCAGTCGATTGGCGTTCCCCAGCCGCTCCTGCTTTTCGGCACGGAAGAGCAAAAGACGAAGTATTTGCCGCGGGTCGCGCGAAAGGAAATCTCCGCGTTCGCCCTCACGGAGATGAATGCCGGGTCCGACCCGGCGAACATGAGCCTGACTGCCGCGCTGTCCGACGATGGAACAGCGTGGGTCCTGAACGGTGAAAAGCTCTGGTGCACGAACCTGATCAAGGCGGGCGTGCTGGTGGTGATGGCGAAAACGCCGCCGAAAATCGTGAACGGCAAGGAGCGGAAGCAAATCAGCGCCTTCATCGTGGATGTCGATTCGCCCGGGCTTGAGATTACGTATCGCTGCCACTTCATGGGGCTGCGAGCGCTCTATAACGGCATCGTGAAATTTACCAACGTCCGGGTGCCGCGCGAGAATTTGATCGCGAAGGAAGGCCAGGGATTGAAGGTCGCGCTGACGACCTTGAACACCGGACGGCTGACCATTCCGGCGGCATGTGTCGGGCTGTCGAAGCGGCTCGTGGAGATCTGCCGGAAATGGGCGAGCGAACGCATTCAGTGGGGCGCGCCGATCGGGCAGCATTCGGCCATCGCGGGCAAAGTCGCGGAAATGGCGGCGAACACGTTCGCCATGGAAGCGATCACGTTCCTGACTTCCGCGCTGGTCGATCGCAAAGCGGGCGACCTGCGAATCGAAACCGCCATGTGCAAAATGTGGTGCACGGAGATGACCTGGAAGATTGCGGACGACGCCATGCAGGTGCGCGGCGGGCGCGGTTACGAGACGGCGGAATCCCTGGCCGGGCGCGGCGAAGAACCGATCGCGGTGGAGCGTTTTATGCGGGATTGCCGGATCAACCTGATCTTTGAAGGGTCGAGTGAAATCATGCGGCTCTTTATTGCGCGAGAGGCGCTCGATCCGCATTTGAAAGTGGGCGGCGCGATTTTCAACACGCAGTTGCCGATGGCGACCCGGATCAAATCGATGTTCGGCTCGGGCTCCTTTTACTCGCGGTGGTATCCGAAACAGTGGCTGGGCAGCAGTGCCGGAAATTTGGATCGGCTCCATGCCGACCTGCGCGAACACGTGAACTATGGCGCCGCCACCAGCAGGAAACTCGCGCGCGGTTTGTTCCACGCCATGATGCGGTTCGGTCCTAAACTCGATCGCGAGCAGTTGTTGCTTTCGCGCTTCGTTGGGATCGCGACCGAACTCTTCGCCATGAACGCGACCTGCGCCTTCGCCCAGTCGAAGATCGATGCAGGAGAGCCGGCCGCGGAAATTCTTTCGCTGGCCCAATACTTCTGCCGTTCCGCCCGGATGCGGATCGATCATCACTTTGCCGGGACGAGCGAGAACGCCGACAAGGCGGGCTACGCGCTCACGCAGGAACTGCTCGCCGGCAAGCACGAGCATTTGCGCCAGGGAATCGTCTGA